The following proteins are encoded in a genomic region of Pseudodesulfovibrio mercurii:
- the hypB gene encoding hydrogenase nickel incorporation protein HypB, producing MSKEVTIVRNVLEANDRLAEELQNKFRVKKILCLNLMSSPGAGKTTLLERTLTDLKDEFKMAVIEGDLQTDNDAQRVAATGAQAVQINTEGGCHLDSGMVMDALKAIDTDGLDILFVENVGNLVCPAEFNVGEDYKVTLLSVTEGDDKPEKYPFMFHISAVMLLNKVDLLPYVDFDLKKAEAHARKLNKDIQVMPISARTGENMDQWYAWLREKRAEKL from the coding sequence ATGTCCAAGGAAGTGACCATAGTCCGCAACGTCCTCGAGGCCAACGACCGTCTGGCCGAAGAGCTCCAGAACAAATTTCGGGTCAAGAAGATCCTCTGCCTGAACCTGATGAGTTCGCCGGGCGCGGGCAAGACCACCCTGCTCGAACGGACCCTGACCGACCTCAAGGATGAATTCAAGATGGCCGTCATCGAGGGCGACCTGCAGACCGACAACGATGCCCAGCGCGTGGCCGCCACCGGGGCCCAGGCCGTGCAGATCAACACCGAGGGCGGCTGCCACCTGGATTCCGGCATGGTCATGGACGCCCTCAAGGCCATCGACACCGACGGCCTGGACATCCTGTTCGTGGAGAACGTGGGCAACCTGGTCTGCCCGGCCGAGTTCAACGTGGGCGAGGACTACAAGGTCACCCTGCTGTCCGTGACCGAGGGCGACGACAAGCCCGAGAAGTACCCGTTCATGTTCCACATCTCCGCGGTCATGCTCCTGAACAAGGTGGACCTGCTGCCCTACGTGGATTTCGACCTGAAAAAGGCCGAGGCCCACGCCAGGAAGCTGAACAAGGACATCCAGGTCATGCCCATCTCCGCCCGCACCGGCGAGAACATGGACCAGTGGTACGCCTGGCTGCGCGAGAAGCGCGCCGAGAAACTGTAA
- a CDS encoding DUF262 domain-containing protein, whose protein sequence is MPLIDEIEQHSATVSADSYSMSINELVTMYKDKEIDIHPEFQRFFRWELEQKSKLIESFLLGIPIPPVFVAEKEDSKWEVIDGLQRLSTVLEVMGEYVDENGNKKPPLTLVKTRYLPDLEGKRWSVEENDDDNIELPEAARIKIKRSRIDISIIKKSSDAIAKYEIFQRLNTGGSNATDQEVRNCIILMTNKDALTWMQDMASLDAFKGSFLFSEKQINESYDLELVTRFIVLALSSYEDLAGISELGDYLTTAILKIINDHNQLHSVLDVFTKVFTFLDAALGENSFRKYNPDKKVYYGASLISIFEVVAIGLGIHILRGGSEPNIDEFQEKHKELWGKITEGLGKSVGSGVRASTRIPQTIAFGVSLFQQ, encoded by the coding sequence ATGCCGCTTATAGATGAAATTGAGCAACATTCCGCAACAGTCTCTGCGGACTCTTATTCAATGTCGATCAATGAATTGGTCACAATGTATAAGGACAAAGAAATAGATATTCACCCAGAATTCCAAAGATTTTTCAGATGGGAGCTGGAGCAAAAGTCCAAGCTAATCGAGTCATTTCTTTTGGGAATACCAATACCACCCGTTTTTGTTGCTGAAAAAGAGGATTCAAAATGGGAGGTTATTGATGGTCTTCAAAGGTTGTCAACTGTTCTAGAGGTGATGGGCGAGTATGTGGATGAAAACGGCAATAAGAAGCCACCCCTTACTTTAGTAAAGACAAGATATCTCCCTGACTTAGAAGGAAAGAGGTGGAGTGTCGAAGAAAATGATGATGACAACATTGAACTTCCAGAAGCAGCAAGAATTAAAATCAAACGATCAAGAATTGATATATCGATAATAAAAAAATCAAGTGATGCTATTGCAAAGTACGAAATATTTCAAAGATTGAATACTGGCGGCTCAAACGCAACCGATCAAGAAGTTAGAAATTGCATAATATTGATGACGAATAAAGACGCCTTGACTTGGATGCAAGACATGGCCAGCTTGGATGCTTTTAAGGGCTCATTCCTGTTCTCGGAAAAACAGATAAATGAATCATATGACCTTGAATTGGTAACACGATTTATTGTCTTGGCATTATCATCTTACGAGGATTTAGCAGGTATAAGCGAACTTGGCGACTATTTAACAACTGCAATATTAAAAATCATAAATGATCATAACCAATTGCATAGTGTGCTGGATGTGTTTACCAAAGTGTTTACATTTTTAGATGCAGCCTTGGGGGAGAATTCATTCCGCAAATACAATCCAGATAAAAAAGTGTATTACGGTGCTTCGTTAATATCAATTTTCGAAGTTGTCGCCATAGGGTTAGGGATTCACATCCTTCGTGGAGGTAGTGAGCCTAATATCGATGAGTTCCAGGAAAAGCATAAAGAGCTTTGGGGGAAGATAACAGAAGGACTTGGTAAGTCTGTGGGATCAGGCGTAAGAGCTTCAACAAGAATACCTCAGACAATTGCGTTTGGGGTAAGTCTTTTCCAACAATGA
- a CDS encoding hydrogenase maturation nickel metallochaperone HypA, producing MSIVESILGILREEMVKYDGQKLKKVTLKNGQLAGVVTESLQFAWEALIPGGEFDGAELEIIEVPVKVACGECGEVFRPDHTRCMPCPKCEALLGHTVLEGKELLIDSIEVDDQQ from the coding sequence ATGTCGATTGTCGAATCCATCCTCGGCATCCTGCGCGAAGAGATGGTCAAATACGACGGCCAGAAGCTCAAGAAGGTGACCCTCAAGAACGGCCAGCTGGCCGGGGTGGTCACGGAGTCCCTGCAATTCGCCTGGGAGGCGCTCATTCCCGGCGGCGAATTCGACGGGGCCGAACTCGAAATCATCGAGGTGCCGGTCAAGGTGGCCTGCGGCGAATGCGGCGAGGTGTTTCGCCCGGACCACACCCGGTGCATGCCCTGCCCCAAGTGCGAAGCCCTGCTGGGCCACACGGTGCTGGAAGGAAAGGAACTGCTCATCGACTCCATCGAAGTGGACGACCAGCAATAA
- a CDS encoding MAE_28990/MAE_18760 family HEPN-like nuclease has protein sequence MKIRSLEELINCLAANSAKRKKELITHKSLISDGRVGFRQFFFRSSVVFAYAHWEGFIKHSAMSYLTYLTHLKPAVSDMTDNFHAICCKNKINTSVLATKRIAPHLDLIRFYKSEVLEGLKYSEAPAIDTESNLNSDVFENICSIIGMEYSEHWSQRAPFINELVMNRCAIAHGELIDIPQRYAIEVVDFVYSSIDRFGADIENTAVQQLYLRAKYDKYKGIRP, from the coding sequence ATGAAAATAAGATCGCTAGAAGAGTTAATTAATTGTTTAGCAGCAAATAGTGCTAAACGGAAAAAAGAATTAATAACTCACAAAAGCCTCATTTCTGATGGAAGGGTTGGATTTCGTCAGTTCTTTTTTAGGTCTTCTGTTGTGTTCGCCTATGCACACTGGGAAGGTTTTATTAAACATAGTGCAATGTCATACTTGACATATCTCACACATTTAAAACCAGCAGTTTCAGACATGACCGATAATTTTCACGCAATTTGTTGTAAAAATAAAATTAATACATCTGTTTTGGCTACCAAGCGTATTGCCCCTCATCTTGATTTGATCCGATTTTATAAATCGGAGGTACTAGAAGGGTTAAAATACTCAGAGGCACCTGCGATTGATACAGAATCAAACCTTAACTCCGACGTTTTTGAAAACATATGTTCAATTATTGGAATGGAGTACTCCGAACATTGGTCACAACGAGCACCCTTTATTAATGAACTCGTAATGAATAGGTGCGCAATCGCTCATGGCGAACTGATAGACATACCCCAAAGGTATGCGATCGAAGTTGTTGATTTTGTCTATTCCTCCATAGATCGCTTTGGTGCTGATATCGAAAACACAGCTGTCCAGCAGTTATATTTGAGGGCAAAGTATGACAAATATAAAGGCATTCGGCCCTAA